A region of the Mytilus edulis chromosome 11, xbMytEdul2.2, whole genome shotgun sequence genome:
ttcgacaatgagaaaaacactACCATACTGTATGAATTGGCTCTAAAAGTCCTTGAATTTTACCACATTTGTGCAGTAGTATTTTTATACAACAGACcaaaaccagaaaaaaacatattttagtaATTATACTTTCAGAAACCTTAATTTTGATTGTTTGGACAACAACTCTTCAGGTTATACAAAACTGAGTATTATCATTGCAATGTTGAGAAATTAATGCTTGTTTTTGCCTGCATGGTTAAAGATAAAAACAAGCCTAAGAGACTAACTATCATCAAAATTTTATTCACTGTACATACACAAATGTATTTGTAAAACCTGACTTGTAGGAATGATTTCATATTTTGATAAGCAAgctatattatatacattttaaatttgtaagtttataaTACAGTCACTTCCTGTTGGTGGatgttaaagtacaaaaaaaagcattgaaCCACTTTTAAATCAATAGACCACTATAtcataaaactgaaatatattttttcctgGTTGTAACTTTTTAATTGCTTTCTTTCAGGAATCAGATGAAAGTGACTTTGATGAGGTACTAGAAGCTGAGCCAGTGAAAACTTTGCACATTTCTGGTgagattttatttatattgttaagAAATTCTtctacttgtttgttttttttccaatttcaaaaATCTTGCCTCTTGTAGAAAAGGACAAAGCTACTCCAATTCAAAATGTTTATTagttaaacatgtatttagagtgggttgggaaacaagttattgcatcTTTTATCTCTATCCACTTTGTGGGtatgagtgctgccttgtagtggcattacCCTGCTCTTTTTCTAAATCTACAAAGGTTTCATTTATGTaaaagagatattgctctctctctTAATTGGCCTGTTAATCATTgtcccctttttagctcacctggcccatagggtcaagtgagcttttcttatcacttggcgtccgtcgtcgtcgtcgtccgtcgtcgtcgtcctgcgttaacttttacaaaaatcttctcctctgaaactactgggccaaatttaaccaaacttggccacaatcatcattggggtatctagtttaaaaaatgtgtccggtgacacggccaaccaaccaagatggccgccatggctaaaaatagaacataggggtaaaatgcagtttttggcttataactcaaaaaccaaagcatttagagcaaatctgacatggggtaatattgttcaacaggtcaagatctatctgccctgaaattttcagttgaatcggacatttcgttgttgggttgctgcccctgaaatggtaattttaaggaaattttgctgtttttggttattatcttgaatattattatagatagagataaactgtaacagcaataatgttcagcaaagtaagatctacaaataagtcaacatgatcaaaatggaaagttgaccactttaggagttattgccctttatagtcaatttttaaccatttttcgtaaatcttagtaatcttttagaaaaatcttctcctctgaaactactgggtcaaatttaaccaaacttggccataatcatcattggggtatctagttaaaaaaatgtgtctggtgccccgcccaaccaaccaagatggccgccatggctaaaaatagaacataggggtaaaatgcagtttttggcttataactcaaaaaccaaagcatttagagcaaatctgacatgggggtaaaattgttcatcaggtcaagatctatctgccctgaaattttcagatgaatcggacattccgttgttgggttgctgcccctgaaatggtaattttaaagaaattttgctgtttttggtaatattattatcttgaatattattatagatagagataaactgtaaacagcaataatgttcagcaaagtaagatctacaaataagtcaacatgaccaaaatggtcagttgaccactttaggagtaattgccctttatagtcaatttttaaccatttttcgtaaatcttagtaatcttttagaaaaatcttctcctctaaaactactgggccaaatttaaccaaacttagccataatcatcattggggtatctagttaaaaaaatgtgtccggtaactcggccaacaaaccaagatggccgccctggctaaaaatagaacatgggggtaaaatgcagtttttggcttataactcaaaaaccaaagcatttagagcaaatctgagaggaagtaaaattgttgatgaggtcatgatctatctgccctggaattttcagatgaatcggataatcggttgttaggttgctgcccctgaattggtaattttgaggacattttgctgtttttttgttattatcttgaatattattatagatagagataaactgtaaacagcaataatgttcaacaaagtaagatctacaaataagtcaacatgaccaaaatggtcagttgaccactttaggagttattgtcctttatagtcaatttttaaccatttttcgtaaatcttagtaatcttttagaaaaatcttctcctctgaaactactgggccaaatttaaccaaacttagccataatcatcattggggtatctagttaaagaaatgtgtccggtaactcggccaacaaaccaagatggccgccatggctaaaaatagaacatgggggtaaaatgcagtttttggcttataactcaaaaaccaaagcatttagagcaaatctgagaggaaataaaattgttgatcaggtcatgatctatctgccctggaattttcagatgaatcggataatcggttgttaggttgctgcccctgaattggtaattttgaggacattttgctgtttttttgttattatcttgaatattattatagatagagataaactgtaaacagcaataatgtacagcaaagtaagaactaaaaataagtcagtatgaccaaaatagtcaattgacccactaaggagttattgcccttcatagtcaatttttaacaattttcttaaaatttgaagattttcaataacattttccacagaaagtactgttatagatagagataattgtaagcagcaagaatgtttagtaaagtaagatctacaaacacatcaccatcaccaaaacacaattttgtcatgaatccatctgtgtccattgtttaatattcacatagaccaaggtgagcgacacaggctctttagagcctctagttacagACTATCATTGTTTCGcaagaccatacttgcaaatggtgtTAAGAGAGCCCCTGAAATTTTCTCTGCAGTATGGGAATCAAACAGGAAGTTTTGTGTTCATTGGCCCAGCTCCCTTTCTTGGGAttgattatataaggaatcattgaagcgtgactggagcccCCATTtagaaaaagttctggatccgccactgttagcttagtttaaacatatttatctatAGTGGATtagggaaacaagttttgcaactaatATTAATcactttccactttgcgggtgcgagttctgccttgtagtggcattagcctacttgttttcgaaatctacaagggtgttttAACGTGcgagagatatggctctctcttaacacgggtcagccataaTTGTCACTTTCCAATGCACAATCATCGTTTCcccaagaccatactcgcaaatggtgtggAGGGAGAGCCTATGCCTTAACCACTACACCCTGGCTTTCAGATAAATTCTTTAACACATAAAAAACTGTTAAttacataatagttcttgaaaaactggtcattattgtgatatatggactgcccacaggacagcggtattgactaagatagtgataatgactgagccgaaggtGAGGTCATTATCACTGTCGCAGTCAATACCCCTGTCATACGGGTAGTCcgtgtatcacgataatgaccagttcttcaaaaactattatgtttatttcattgaggaactatgtttttaaaaattctcataaattcaaaatgtccAAAGCAAACTTGAGTAGCTGTGCGATTTCTATGGCAAAGATTGTACACTAGTCATAGTAATACTGCCATTTAAAGCAATTTATCATGTTAAGATTCGTTAATGATctttttttggtctgttttgttctgttaatgaccaatggaatttattactgaagagtAATCAATTTCGGGTGGTTCCTTTTTATCCATTAAGAGAAGCTTATTCTTAAtcgatatgaaataaaaattgatatgtGGTTCAAACTTAATGAGAATAAAAGAATTCTACTTCTAACTGTGTTTGGATTTCATGTCATTCTAAAAAAAGAACTTATTTTGTGTGAaatttacattaacatttacttTTTCAAAGATAAGTAagtagatgtgatatgattgtcaatgagacatttTAATCTGTAAAAAGAAATGGAGCCAAGCAAAAGATCTTTTTGTGTCTGGATGATttattagtttaaaaaataaataaaaccttttcactttaaataatatattttcttaaCCTTTCAGATATTGCTGACTTAGAGGAGAGAAGAAAAAGAGTGCAGTCCGCTCTACTACCTTCAAAGAAAGTTACCGTAAAGCGAGAAAACATAGTTGAAGATCTAATGGACCAATACAGATTACATCCCGACACAGTCCACCACCGCCTGGAGGTTGTTTATGAAGGAGAGGAGGCTGCCTTAGATGTGCAAGGTGTTACAAGGGAGATGTTCTCGTGCTTCTTCTATGCCATGATTGTCAAATTCTTTTTTGGACACTGCCACAAAATTCCAACAATGGATCATCGTCATTTATTTAATGGGACTTATGAGGTAATTGGTAAGATCATCAGCCATGCCTTCATCTTATGCAACTATATTCCTACAACTTTATCCCCTGTTGTCTATATCTTGGCAGGTACAGGTTGTGTTTCTGATGCACTTTTATTAACATCCTTCATGCAACATGTGAATGAAGCagaaaaaaacttgattaaacaTTTGATGTCAGCAAATAACTTTGTTAATATGCAAGAGAAACTTTTCAACCTAGTGTCATCTCATGGTGGGCGGGAGCTGCCAACAACAGCCAACTTTAAAAGGGTCATAACAGACATTGCAAGAACAACACTGATTGCTGCTCCACTTTATCCAATTTCTTGCATAAAGAAAGGTATGGACTGCTATCCATTACTGTGGCAGGGTGCATCAGAAACAGTAGTTGTTAATTTATTAGAGCAATACCATCCAACTGCAGATAAGATCattaacaaaatacattacaaCCATTCAGAAGAACCAACACTAAACCTACTCGAGGAACGTGCCaaaaattattttgaacattATATAATGCAATTAAATAAATCGCAGATTAATGCACTTTTGAGATTCTGGACCTCAGCTGATACCCTATGTATTGAACAGTTGGAGGTTTCCTTTAATTCAACAGAAGGACTGCAAAGAAGACCAATAGCAAAGTAGACTTCACTTCTCAAATGAAGACTTATCTCAAGAATTTGACATTTATCTAAGGTTTTAGATTCAGTGTAAAATTAACgtttgatttcattgaaaatatctgtATTTTCATGCATTATTGTATTGTGAAAAAGGTATTAGTTATAAACAGTACTGTAAGGTTGgggaatgtatatatatatatatataaagaaagaaataagAATTAAATTGTGCAGggtatttttattaaatacaaaatttattcatagaagtttgacaaatattttatactgATTTTTACAAATATGGCAGTAATCCACTTTTCAATTATTATCagtcaaatttaagtttttaccAAGTATAAGGGGAAAGCATTAACTAATACATAAATTTCTAGGTCATTTTGGTACCAAGGTTTGAAATGATGATAATTATccagtaaatttattttttaatatgtaaagCACTTGAAGTAAAAaagagttaatttttttttacatttgttgtaCAGGCATGACATATGTCTCACGGCAGGGAATGggtgtagttttttttatatctcttcATATCAATTCTTCTCCTGGAAAACTAATCTTTTATTGCTTTTTATaccaaatatttttaatatatttaatggtTATATTCTGCTGGACACCATTGTTTGTAAATATTAAGATGGTTGTGATGATCTATGTTTTATGTAGTTTTTTTCTATGTACTTGCAAACACTGAGTGGTGTCCAATGTATGATTgcatatttcaaattatttttattgattttcaagaTGATTTCAATTATATGTTTCTCAATTTTGTAATTGTGTGTAATTTTGGCTTTCCAGAAATGAAAAGTAATATTGGATTAATGTGTCACCTGACacttatgatttttatttataaacttgCAAGCATAAATTGATGGCAGATAGCCCAACGTTCACTATccataaaattataaacaaagcAGTAAAATAAGCTTAAGGTGAGCATAAGGATAAATAATTGAATATTAGTagcagtctttctgtacagtgaGAGCTATCTCCCAACACATTGGACAccacaaataaaatttaaactgaGTGTATATTTCTTATGCACTATGATATTTTGTACTGTATGCAAGTATTAGAATTGTCAGtatttattatatcaaatatattcaAACAGTTCAGcaaataaaacttttaacattgaaatgaaattctttttttttatttattttgaatacattaAACAAGTAATAGGCGTTTACACTGGTACCTGAACAAGAGAAGGCTcgttcaaaattaaaaagtatgGAAAGCCATTAGTAACACATATAGGACAGTTAGTTGAGCAACAAACAAATACAAGGAAAGCCATTTAGtacacataaactaattaaaaaatcacAGAATTGACATAAACTAATCAAACAGAGAAACTATATATTAAACACCATGACTGACATAGTTTTACACATATATAGCATGCCCAGGGAAGCAAAAAATGCTTTTTATGAGTGTTCTCGTGTGAGCAGAAAATGCATTTTGTGAGTGTTCTCATGAAGGCAGAAAATGCATTTTATGAGTGTTCTCATGAAGGCAGAAAACGCATTTTATGAGTGTTCTCGTGTAAACTGCCCAGTATAGGACATGAAACTTTCGGGATAGCTTACAGTATTATACATCTTAattatacaagagtgcacacgctgaaatgtctcgcattctttacttatcattggaattatgttgatagacctaaatatcaAGCTTTTATACTACGACTAACgcaaattaagaaattattgtgaggtttttattattgcagaaaatgaaaatgacacaAGAATTTAAAcacgcattttgaaatattttatatgaattaaacaggattgttctccaaatcatataaaaaaaacatcgcaTTGAagtctcaaataaaaaaaaaatcacaattagaAAATCACGCAACaatttcaaaattgacaaaatcacaTAAATTCAAGGTCTGATGAACCACGCCTGACAGAGATGTACACCTTAAAATTCCTCCACACAacaaatgtagttgacctattgcttctagtttaaaataaaaatgagacCAAAAGCACAAAAAACTTACCACTTagcaatgaggtcaaggtcaaataaaacctgcatgaGTGACATGTTCACCATAACAATTTTCAAACACCACATaaagttgacctttggcatatatatagtatttgataaaaaaacattccatacaccaaatatagtagacattGCATACACCACTGTGTAACACCACTAGCTCAAGCCCTACTCAAAAGCACATACCAAGGAAGTAGTAcacatttaacacaaaatagtgacTACACATGAATGTAGCTATCTAAAtatgtagaatatatatatatgtatatgtatttttggtatcaaatgaaagctgaatgaCTGGTGATCAGTGTAGAACAGTTGATGACCTATAATTTTGGATAATTGAAAAAATGCACCAAATTTAAatagagggtacattttgcctgtttgttggatctgaagtacctgttttggtacatctgaagttctgTTAACTAACCAAGTTTTCTCTTATATGCCATTAACGGTATGTAGATATTTTCACATGGACATTCACATttcaaacatggacagaagcttgtttatgatcataagaaagtatccagaagtaaattttgtaaaaataaaattccattttctCGTATTTTACtcagtttttctgcgaggaaacattacattcactctgtggttaaagtttttaaaattttaataacgttcataaactatccttgatttgtaccaaacttggacagaagcttgtttatgatcataagatagtatcaagaagaaaattttgtaaaaataaatttccacttttccgtattttacttataaatggacttagtttttcttccagttaacattacatacagtctgcagttaaagtttataaaatatttattagattcataa
Encoded here:
- the LOC139494630 gene encoding uncharacterized protein translates to MEQDIDFAASLAIDREKEDSRQQARVRRILQRTERQRLRDTRKEELEKIHLEVIEEISQLRQQSTVDDLVTIVLVLPDQKEIRKTVSKQTKSETLHLYVEATTGIVSAKLIYCGQVLGRQQQPLASFGITGSCRMNVEEAVLEESDESDFDEVLEAEPVKTLHISDIADLEERRKRVQSALLPSKKVTVKRENIVEDLMDQYRLHPDTVHHRLEVVYEGEEAALDVQGVTREMFSCFFYAMIVKFFFGHCHKIPTMDHRHLFNGTYEVIGKIISHAFILCNYIPTTLSPVVYILAGTGCVSDALLLTSFMQHVNEAEKNLIKHLMSANNFVNMQEKLFNLVSSHGGRELPTTANFKRVITDIARTTLIAAPLYPISCIKKGMDCYPLLWQGASETVVVNLLEQYHPTADKIINKIHYNHSEEPTLNLLEERAKNYFEHYIMQLNKSQINALLRFWTSADTLCIEQLEVSFNSTEGLQRRPIANFSRKIIWLCASITNKRPEVVADFFLKAADNIKAFPSKIRCDPGTENGLAAAIQLTHTSDKKSVIYGSSVYNQRNHSYTPILGSDSPTTIHMVVFNPTPTSSPHTPKPKPVSPSTPERGGD